From a region of the Odontesthes bonariensis isolate fOdoBon6 chromosome 4, fOdoBon6.hap1, whole genome shotgun sequence genome:
- the taf5 gene encoding transcription initiation factor TFIID subunit 5 isoform X1, whose product MAAVQGSMVDAKDEIDIKSEPQSDGFGNSNANDSRVVSTSPGSSTAAGSAKPASGAPEDQQTLLAVLQFLAKNKLTESAEILRREAGLPEDALDPKGTDSSGSGPGGAAGSADVDGADASSLLSRVTVSSSAVAPAPTKAAAGDDQPDVSVVLSAYSQQGDPILYKVYYRDLKKFIETVLDCHRAELSQVFYPLFVHMYLELVYNNHENEAKTFFGKFSGDQECYYEDDLRILSSLTKKEHMRGNETLLDFRTSKFVLRISRDSYQLLKRHLQERQNNQIWNIIQEHLYIDIFDGMPRSKSQIDAMSGSLAGEGKREANKAKVYYGLLKEPEIELPLDDEDEEAENEEGKPKKKKPKKDSMGSKSKKQDPNAPSQNRIPLPELKDSDKLDKIMYMKEATKRIRLGPDNLPSVCFYSFLNAYQGLTAVDFTDDSSLIAGGFADSTVRVWSVTPKKLRKVKSAGDLNLIDKESDDVLERIMDEKTASESKILYGHSGPVYGISFSPDRNYLLSSSEDGTVRLWSLQTFTCLVGYKGHNYPVWDTQFSPYGYYFVSGGHDRVARLWATDHYQPLRIFAGHLADVTCTRFHPNSNYLATGSSDRTIRLWDVLTGNCVRIFTGHKGPIHTLAFSPNGKFLASGATDSRVLLWDIGHGLMIGELKGHTDTVYSLRFSRDGEILASGSMDNTVRLWNATKAFDDLETDDFTAATGHVHLQDNSQELLLGTYMTKSTPVIHLHFTRRNLLLAAGAYNP is encoded by the exons ATGGCGGCCGTACAAGGTAGTATGGTCGACGCGAAAGACGAGATAGACATAAAATCAGAGCCACAAAGTGATGGCTTCGGAAATAGTAACGCAAACGACAGCAGAGTGGTTTCGACATCCCCTGGTTCCAGTACCGCGGCTGGAAGCGCCAAACCTGCGAGCGGAGCACCGGAGGACCAGCAGACGCTGTTGGCAGTCTTGCAGTTCCTCGCGAAGAACAAATTGACTGAGTCGGCTGAAATTTTGAGACGTGAAGCGGGATTGCCGGAAGATGCGCTAGATCCGAAGGGAACTGACTCTTCTGGATCAGGACCGGGAGGTGCTGCGGGCAGTGCGGACGTAGATGGCGCGGATGCAAGTTCTCTACTCAGCCGGGTGACCGTCTCATCCTCCGCCGTAGCTCCGGCGCCAACCAAGG cagcagctggggaCGATCAGCCAGATGTGAGTGTAGTGCTGTCAGCCTACAGCCAGCAGGGAGACCCAATTCTGTACAAGGTTTACTACAGAGATCTAAAGAAGTTCATAGAAACGGTTCTggactgtcacagagcagaaCTGTCTCAGGTCTTCTACCCGCTGTTTGTCCACATGTACCTGGAACTGGTGTACAACAATCATGAAAATGAGGCTAAGACCTTTTTTGGAAA gTTCAGCGGGGACCAGGAGTGCTACTATGAAGATGATTTGCGTATTTTATCCAGCCTGACAAAGAAGGAGCACATGAGAGGCAATGAGACCCTGCTGGACTTCCGGACCAGCAAGTTTGTCCTGCGTATCTCCCGCGACTCATATCAGCTGCTCAAGAGGCACCTGCAGGAGCGTCAGAACAACCAGATTTGGAATATTATCCAAGAGCATCTCTACATTGACATCTTCGATGGCATGCCACGCAGCAAGAGCCAGATCGATGCCATGTCTGGCAGCTTGGCAGGAGAGGGAAAGCGTGAGGCCAATAAGGCTAAG GTTTACTATGGACTTCTAAAGGAGCCCGAAATCGAGCTGCCTCTGGATGACGAGGACGAGGAAGCAGAGAATGAGGAGGGCAAGCCAAAGAAGAAAAAGCCCAAAAAGGACAGCATGGGCTCCAAAAGCAAGAAGCAGGATCCAAATGCTCCTTCACAGAATAG GATACCTCTGCCAGAACTAAAAGACTCAGACAAGCTGGACAAGATCATGTACATGAAGGAGGCCACCAAGAGAATCCGTCTGGGACCAGATAACCTCCCCTCCGTCTGCTTCTACTCTTTTCTCAATGCATATCAG GGTTTGACTGCAGTGGACTTCACTGACGACTCCAGCCTGATTGCCGGAGGCTTTGCTGACTCCACAGTACGAGTGTGGAGCGTCACGCCGAAAAAGCTCCGCAAGGTCAAGTCTGCAGGAG ACTTGAATCTGATTGACAAAGAGTCAGATGATGTGCTGGAGAGGATCATGGACGAGAAGACGGCCAGTGAGTCAAAGATACTCTATGGACACAGCGGCCCAGTGTATGGTATCAGCTTCAGCCCCGACAG AAACTATCTGTTGTCAAGTTCTGAGGATGGCACAGTCAGGCTGTGGAGTCTCCAAACATTCACTTGTCTGGTGGGCTACAAAGGTCACAATTACCCAGTGTGGGACACGCAGTTTTCCCCTTATGGATACTATTTTGTCTCCGGGGGACATGACCGGGTCGCTCG TCTGTGGGCAACAGATCACTACCAGCCGCTGCGGATATTTGCTGGGCACCTGGCTGATGTCACTTGTACTCGTTTCCACCCTAATTCCAATTACTTGGCCACGGGCTCATCTGACCGCACCATCCGCCTCTGGGATGTACTCACTGGAAACTGTGTCCGCATCTTCACTGGTCATAAG GGTCCCATCCATACACTGGCTTTCTCTCCCAATGGGAAGTTTCTGGCCTCGGGAGCAACTGACAGCAGAGTTCTTCTGTGGGACATTGGTCATGGATTGATGATTGGAGAGCTCAAAGGCCACACAGATACCGTCTATTCCCTCAGGTTCAGCAGAGATGGAGAGATCCTCGCCTCAG gttccATGGACAACACCGTTCGCCTGTGGAATGCAACGAAAGCATTTGACGATTTAGAGACCGATGACTTCACAGCAGCTACGGGACACGTCCATCTACAAGATAACTCCCAGGAGCTTCTGCTAGGCACTTACATGACTAAATCTACACCCGTCATTCATCTCCACTTCACACGGAGGAATCTGCTTCTAGCTGCAGGAGCCTACAATCCATAA
- the taf5 gene encoding transcription initiation factor TFIID subunit 5 isoform X2 — MAAVQGSMVDAKDEIDIKSEPQSDGFGNSNANDSRVVSTSPGSSTAAGSAKPASGAPEDQQTLLAVLQFLAKNKLTESAEILRREAGLPEDALDPKGTDSSGSGPGGAAGSADVDGADASSLLSRVTVSSSAVAPAPTKAAGDDQPDVSVVLSAYSQQGDPILYKVYYRDLKKFIETVLDCHRAELSQVFYPLFVHMYLELVYNNHENEAKTFFGKFSGDQECYYEDDLRILSSLTKKEHMRGNETLLDFRTSKFVLRISRDSYQLLKRHLQERQNNQIWNIIQEHLYIDIFDGMPRSKSQIDAMSGSLAGEGKREANKAKVYYGLLKEPEIELPLDDEDEEAENEEGKPKKKKPKKDSMGSKSKKQDPNAPSQNRIPLPELKDSDKLDKIMYMKEATKRIRLGPDNLPSVCFYSFLNAYQGLTAVDFTDDSSLIAGGFADSTVRVWSVTPKKLRKVKSAGDLNLIDKESDDVLERIMDEKTASESKILYGHSGPVYGISFSPDRNYLLSSSEDGTVRLWSLQTFTCLVGYKGHNYPVWDTQFSPYGYYFVSGGHDRVARLWATDHYQPLRIFAGHLADVTCTRFHPNSNYLATGSSDRTIRLWDVLTGNCVRIFTGHKGPIHTLAFSPNGKFLASGATDSRVLLWDIGHGLMIGELKGHTDTVYSLRFSRDGEILASGSMDNTVRLWNATKAFDDLETDDFTAATGHVHLQDNSQELLLGTYMTKSTPVIHLHFTRRNLLLAAGAYNP, encoded by the exons ATGGCGGCCGTACAAGGTAGTATGGTCGACGCGAAAGACGAGATAGACATAAAATCAGAGCCACAAAGTGATGGCTTCGGAAATAGTAACGCAAACGACAGCAGAGTGGTTTCGACATCCCCTGGTTCCAGTACCGCGGCTGGAAGCGCCAAACCTGCGAGCGGAGCACCGGAGGACCAGCAGACGCTGTTGGCAGTCTTGCAGTTCCTCGCGAAGAACAAATTGACTGAGTCGGCTGAAATTTTGAGACGTGAAGCGGGATTGCCGGAAGATGCGCTAGATCCGAAGGGAACTGACTCTTCTGGATCAGGACCGGGAGGTGCTGCGGGCAGTGCGGACGTAGATGGCGCGGATGCAAGTTCTCTACTCAGCCGGGTGACCGTCTCATCCTCCGCCGTAGCTCCGGCGCCAACCAAGG cagctggggaCGATCAGCCAGATGTGAGTGTAGTGCTGTCAGCCTACAGCCAGCAGGGAGACCCAATTCTGTACAAGGTTTACTACAGAGATCTAAAGAAGTTCATAGAAACGGTTCTggactgtcacagagcagaaCTGTCTCAGGTCTTCTACCCGCTGTTTGTCCACATGTACCTGGAACTGGTGTACAACAATCATGAAAATGAGGCTAAGACCTTTTTTGGAAA gTTCAGCGGGGACCAGGAGTGCTACTATGAAGATGATTTGCGTATTTTATCCAGCCTGACAAAGAAGGAGCACATGAGAGGCAATGAGACCCTGCTGGACTTCCGGACCAGCAAGTTTGTCCTGCGTATCTCCCGCGACTCATATCAGCTGCTCAAGAGGCACCTGCAGGAGCGTCAGAACAACCAGATTTGGAATATTATCCAAGAGCATCTCTACATTGACATCTTCGATGGCATGCCACGCAGCAAGAGCCAGATCGATGCCATGTCTGGCAGCTTGGCAGGAGAGGGAAAGCGTGAGGCCAATAAGGCTAAG GTTTACTATGGACTTCTAAAGGAGCCCGAAATCGAGCTGCCTCTGGATGACGAGGACGAGGAAGCAGAGAATGAGGAGGGCAAGCCAAAGAAGAAAAAGCCCAAAAAGGACAGCATGGGCTCCAAAAGCAAGAAGCAGGATCCAAATGCTCCTTCACAGAATAG GATACCTCTGCCAGAACTAAAAGACTCAGACAAGCTGGACAAGATCATGTACATGAAGGAGGCCACCAAGAGAATCCGTCTGGGACCAGATAACCTCCCCTCCGTCTGCTTCTACTCTTTTCTCAATGCATATCAG GGTTTGACTGCAGTGGACTTCACTGACGACTCCAGCCTGATTGCCGGAGGCTTTGCTGACTCCACAGTACGAGTGTGGAGCGTCACGCCGAAAAAGCTCCGCAAGGTCAAGTCTGCAGGAG ACTTGAATCTGATTGACAAAGAGTCAGATGATGTGCTGGAGAGGATCATGGACGAGAAGACGGCCAGTGAGTCAAAGATACTCTATGGACACAGCGGCCCAGTGTATGGTATCAGCTTCAGCCCCGACAG AAACTATCTGTTGTCAAGTTCTGAGGATGGCACAGTCAGGCTGTGGAGTCTCCAAACATTCACTTGTCTGGTGGGCTACAAAGGTCACAATTACCCAGTGTGGGACACGCAGTTTTCCCCTTATGGATACTATTTTGTCTCCGGGGGACATGACCGGGTCGCTCG TCTGTGGGCAACAGATCACTACCAGCCGCTGCGGATATTTGCTGGGCACCTGGCTGATGTCACTTGTACTCGTTTCCACCCTAATTCCAATTACTTGGCCACGGGCTCATCTGACCGCACCATCCGCCTCTGGGATGTACTCACTGGAAACTGTGTCCGCATCTTCACTGGTCATAAG GGTCCCATCCATACACTGGCTTTCTCTCCCAATGGGAAGTTTCTGGCCTCGGGAGCAACTGACAGCAGAGTTCTTCTGTGGGACATTGGTCATGGATTGATGATTGGAGAGCTCAAAGGCCACACAGATACCGTCTATTCCCTCAGGTTCAGCAGAGATGGAGAGATCCTCGCCTCAG gttccATGGACAACACCGTTCGCCTGTGGAATGCAACGAAAGCATTTGACGATTTAGAGACCGATGACTTCACAGCAGCTACGGGACACGTCCATCTACAAGATAACTCCCAGGAGCTTCTGCTAGGCACTTACATGACTAAATCTACACCCGTCATTCATCTCCACTTCACACGGAGGAATCTGCTTCTAGCTGCAGGAGCCTACAATCCATAA
- the atp5md gene encoding ATP synthase F(0) complex subunit k, mitochondrial, whose amino-acid sequence MGGHDAGAQHQFTGIAKYFNAYTITGRRNCVLATYASIAALVLFFKLKPKKQAAITETK is encoded by the exons ATGGGAGGACACGACGCTGGAGCTCAGCACCAGTTCACTGGCATTGCCAAGTACTTCAATGCATACACAATCACAGGAAGGAGGAAT TGTGTTTTGGCCACATATGCCAGCATTGCAGCCCTCGTCCTTTTCTTCAAATTGAAGCCCAAGAAACAGGCTGCCATCACAGAAACGAAGTAA
- the pdcd11 gene encoding protein RRP5 homolog, translated as MASAEEDFPRGGTTKKPTESKIEVERTQVDNLFQPNEQTETKKRRGATKDDGKKFKKQKTDGKTEGGLTLNAAAKCVEILHIKNVKEGMLILGCVKEVTDFEVTVSLPCGLQGYLSIRNICDSYTKLLSEQLESADTEEICSLPHLFSPGMVIRCVVAKLDITKGGSLSIQLSVNPKLVNKSLTSSSLKAGMVLSGCVESVEDHGCIIDIGVSGTKAFLPKAVITARQSKLEELKVGQYVTSLINEVKNSGRVVYLSVNPSTIAQACAETKHGWNLTNLLPGLLVKATIKKVTKHGLLLDFLSSFSSQVDFLHMEPDQTSSYTERLEVRACVLYVEPSARLVGLSLRSYLVQPGTVIDTTSAGGDRVGEVVKECKMYAMHHMSGAMLELPDKSLAFVHRNHLKEPNEPANVNRVFATPEHTCRIMDFSPMEQLYFASVRKSMIEKPFYRYHDLQAGQFVEGTVSVLLSQGMVVHLSDHIKGLVPRTHLSDIVLKNPEKKYIEGMKIRCRVLSVDAENKKLYLTRKKALVESSLPLFLSYTDARPGRVSHGYIVCIKDFGCIVRFYNTVRGLVPLNELSSEPIISPEEVFYVGQVLKAKVLQCNPEKEKMVLSFKAVTAGEAEESGKPQVDFEVGKKLEAKVVKKAVSGLEVAILPDEIRAVLPTMHLSDHVSNCSLLWESLQEGDVISKLICFNKSKQNITLTKKPTVRWSLEEGLVAKDFSEITVGMQLIGWIKNIMSYGVFVEFPYGLVGLAPKSAMTDKFINDTTTAFQLGQTVFAKVTNLDEEKQRFLVNLKISEVISPEGDAQTRLINGLQERRAVNEMLAVRDSSGLRQQLAALSVGQKLKLTVDSVKDSGATFKSDDLVGASVLADKYHIMGVNLTAGQKVTAVILHVDTLSTCVHVSILSKLVAKKKSLTEGSKYSAMVQYIDKDFAIISLDDTAQLAAIQTRSHLNEVILSESEKLRGGKTLEVEVVEPSCEELQGLPLVSWERGAPRRQRTTSENLTNSRGHRFGEILQGKVRTVKPTCIQVTLEDGSTGSVHVSEVAEAAEVQLGSFPTSSVKVGSMVTARVIGGREASSHRFLPFSHPKFTYTIPELTLIQSKLDKSGDFKQVAAKDRMKSYKVGEDVTCFVSKFNSDRKSLEITTDPGVTGTVELLAMISDLKDASHPEKLYKLGQAVRAKVVDASIKPHRFVLSLTGVHKLEKGGTTLGIVTNIQPQVGLQVKLPFGGVGAVSVADLADAYRPNPFEMYNKDQLLRFYLLDNEKGKWQLSLRPSRLNPLQTKPGKDPEVLSLDKLEVGQIIRGYVKSVGEQGVFIRLSRTITGRAQLQQSTKYFVNNHKVLSEHLPPNMLLTTKILSIDKEEEFVNLSLLPEDTRKPDVLPESLGLPLRLIGEEKKKHDMKKNKKRTLSEGDQKRAESEIPKKKKKERKGAKNDGNDSGVEVYFREEEEHEEKPDPATVTSSSAGPSRLQVSAGFSWDVGLSSLKPSPAAQEGDSSDGEDLDKSTKAQKKSRYELEQEKKAAEKALVQREAELMDPSLQPQDAAAFERLLLASPNSSLLWLQYMAHHLQATQIEQARAVAERALKTISFREEQEKLNVWVALLNLENMYGTEESLKKVFERALQFCEPMPVYQQLADIYAKSNKIKEAEGLYKTMVKRFRQNKAAWFGYGTFLLQQGQSDDATALLQRALKSLPAKESVDVIAKFAQLEFRYGDVEKGRNMFDKVLTSYPKRTDLWSVFIDLMVKHGSQKEVRALFDRVIHLSVSVKKIKFFFKRYLEYEKKHGTPQSIQAVKEKAMEFVEAKGTEAAN; from the exons atgGCATCAGCTGAGGAAGACTTTCCTCGAGGAGGGACAACAAAGAAACCCACTGAGAGTAAAATAGAGGTGGAACGAACACAAGTGGACAACCTGTTTCAG CCAAATGAACAAACAGAAActaagaaaagaaggggggccACAAAAGATGATGGCAAAAAATTCAAGAAGCAAAAGACAGATGGCAAAACAGAAGGTGGCCTGACACTCAATGCCGCGGCCAAATGTGTGGAAATTTTGCATATCAAG AATGTAAAAGAGGGGATGCTGATTCTGGGCTGTGTGAAAGAGGTGACGGACTTTGAGGTGACTGTCAGCCTGCCTTGTGGCCTGCAAGGCTACCTCAGCATCAGAAACATCTGCGACTCGTACACCAAGCTGCTCAGTGAGCAACTGGAGTCAGCTGACACAGAG GAGATCTGCTCTCTGCCGCATCTTTTCTCTCCCGGCATGGTGATCAGATGTGTGGTTGCCAAGCTGGACATAACTAAGGGAGGGTCGCTTAGCATCCAGCTGTCAGTCAATCCAAAACTGGTCAACAAGAGTCTCACCTCAAGCTCTCTAAAAGCTGGAATG GTGTTGAGTGGGTGCGTGGAGAGCGTGGAAGATCATGGCTGCATAATTGACATTGGCGTCAGTGGAACCAAAGCTTTTCTTCCAAAGGCAGTCATAACAGCCAGACAAAGTAAACTGGAAG AGCTGAAAGTGGGTCAGTATGTGACTTCACTAATAAATGAAGTAAAGAACAGTGGGCGAGTGGTCTACCTTTCTGTGAACCCTTCCACTATCGCTCAGGCCTGTGCTGAAACCAAGCATGGCTGGAACCTCACCAATCTTCTGCCTGGCCTTCTGGTCAAAGCTACCATCAAAAAG GTGACCAAACATGGCCTGCTTCTGGACTTCCTGTCATCTTTTAGTAGCCAGGTGGACTTTCTCCACATGGAGCCAGATCAGACATCCAGCTACACTGAGAGGCTCGAG GTTCGAGCATGTGTGCTGTACGTGGAGCCGTCCGCCCGTCTGGTGGGACTGAGCCTGCGCAGCTACCTCGTTCAGCCCGGGACTGTAATCGACACGACTTCTGCTGGAGGGGACCGGGTCGGCGAGGTGGTAAAAGAGTGCAAGATGTATGCTATGCACCACATGTCAGGAGCCATGTTGGAACTGCCAGACAAATCGCTGGCTTTTGTACAT AGGAACCATCTGAAAGAGCCTAATGAGCCAGCCAATGTAAACAGGGTGTTTGCAACGCCTGAGCACACCTGCAGGATCATGGACTTTAGCCCAATGGAGCAACTTTATTTTGCCAGTGTACGAAA GAGTATGATTGAGAAGCCTTTTTACAGATACCACGATCTTCAGGCTGGTCAGTTTGTAGAG GGGACTGTGTCAGTCTTGCTGAGTCAGGGGATGGTGGTGCATCTGTCAGACCACATTAAAGGTCTGGTACCTCGGACTCACCTCTCTGACATCGTCCTCAAGAACCCAGAGAAGAAGTACATTGAGGGCATGAAGATCAGATGCAGG GTGCTGTCAGTGGATGCAGAGAATAAAAAGCTCTACCTGACCCGAAAGAAGGCTTTGGTTGAAAGCTCCCTGCCGTTATTCCTCAGCTATACCGATGCCCGTCCCGGCCGTGTGTCCCATGGCTACATCGTGTGCATCAAAGACTTTGGCTGCATTGTTCGTTTCTACAACACCGTCAGGGGTTTGGTCCCGCTCAACGAGCTCAGCTCCGAGCCCATCATCAGTCCCGAGGAAGTCTTCTATGTTGGGCAG GTGTTAAAGGCTAAAGTTCTTCAGTGTAACCCAGAAAAGGAAAAGATGGTGCTGTCATTCAAGGCGGTGACAGCAGGAGAGGCGGAGGAATCAGGAAAGCCTCAGGTTGACTTTGAGGTGGGGAAG AAGCTGGAAGCAAAAGTGGTGAAAAAGGCAGTCAGTGGCCTGGAGGTGGCCATCCTCCCCGATGAAATCCGTGCTGTTCTACCCACAATGCACCTCTCTGATCACGTGTCCAACTGCTCTTTGCTGTGGGAGAGTCTCCAGGAAGGAGATGTCATCTCTAAACTCATCTGCTTCAACAAGAGCAAACAGAATATT actctcaccaagaagccaacagTGAGATGGTCACTGGAGGAGGGATTGGTTGCCAAAGATTTCTCTGAGATAACAGTTGGAATGCAGCTGATTGGCTGGATCAAGAACATCATGTCTTATGGCGTGTTTGTAGAGTTCCCATACGGCCTTGTTGGCCTTGCACCCAAATCG GCCATGACCGACAAGTTCATCAATGATACGACAACCGCCTTCCAGCTGGGCCAAACAGTCTTTGCTAAAGTGACCAACCTGGATGAGGAGAAGCAAAGGTTCCTAGTCAACCTGAAGATCTCAGAGGTCATATCTCCAGAGGGGGACGCCCAGACCAGACTCATTAATGGCCTGCAAGAGAGAAGAGCTGTGAATGAGATGTTGGCTGTGAGAG ATAGCAGTGGACTTCGCCAGCAGTTGGCTGCTCTGTCTGTTGGCCAGAAGCTGAAGCTGACGGTGGATTCTGTGAAGGACAGCGGTGCCACATTTAAATCTGATGATTTGGTTGGTGCCTCTGTTCTTGCCGATAAGTACCACATAATGG GTGTTAACCTGACTGCAGGACAGAAAGTTACTGCTGTCATCCTTCATGTGGACACCCTGTCGACCTGTGTCCATGTTTCTATCCTCTCCAAGCTGGTGGCGAAGAAGAAATCT tTGACTGAAGGATCAAAATACAGTGCAATGGTGCAATACATAGACAAAGACTTTGCCATCATTTCACTGGATGATACAGCACAGCTGGCTGCGATTCAGACCAGAAGCCACCTGAATGAGGTAATTCTTTCCGAGTCAGAGAAGCTAAGGGGGGGCAAGACTTTGGAAGTTGAAGTTGTGGAACCGAGCTGTGAAGAATTACAAGGGCTCCCCTTGGTGTCGTGGGAGCGCGGCGCACCGAGACGCCAGCGCACAACCTCAGAAAACCTGACAAACTCCAGGGGTCACCGCTTCGGTGAAATCCTGCAAGGTAAAGTGCGAACAGTGAAGCCCACCTGCATTCAGGTCACGCTGGAGGATGGCAGCACGGGTAGCGTGCACGTGTCTGAAGTGGCGGAAGCTGCTGAGGTGCAGCTGGGGTCCTTCCCCACATCCTCTGTGAAAGTGGGCAGCATGGTCACTGCCAGGGTCATCGGAGGACGAGAAGCCTCCAGCCACAG ATTTCTGCCTTTCTCTCATCCCAAATTCACCTACACCATTCCTGAGCTCACACTCATACAAAG CAAACTGGATAAGAGTGGAGATTTCAAACAAGTTGCAGCAAAAGATAGAATGAAGAGCTATAAGGTTGGGGAAGACGTTACGTGCTTTGTATCAAAG TTTAATTCAGACAGGAAGTCTTTGGAGATCACCACTGATCCTGGTGTCACAGGGACAGTTGAACTGCTTGCCATGATCTCTGATCTTAAA GATGCCAGTCACCCAGAGAAGCTGTATAAGCTGGGCCAAGCGGTCCGCGCTAAAGTGGTAGACGCGAGCATCAAACCTCATCGCTTTGTGCTCTCACTCACAG GTGTCCATAAACTGGAGAAAGGTGGCACTACTTTGGGAATAGTGACTAATATTCAGCCTCAAGTCGGCCTCCAGGTCAAACTTCCCTTCGGTGGTGTGGGTGCCGTTTCAGTCGCTGATCTGGCGGATGCCTACAGGCCAAACCCATTTGAGATGTACAACAAAGACCAGCTCCTCAG GTTTTACCTGCTTGACAATGAAAAAGGAAAGTGGCAGCTGTCTCTGCGTCCATCAAG GCTGAACCCTCTGCAGACCAAGCCAGGAAAAGACCCTGAAGTGTTGTCTTTAGACAAACTAGAGGTGGGCCAGATCATCAGAGGCTACGTCAAGTCTGTGGGAGAGCAGGGAGTCTTCATCAG GTTGTCAAGAACCATCACTGGAAGAGCCCAACTTCAGCAGTCCACAAAGTACTTTGTTAACAACCACAAAGTCCTTTCTGAACACCTGCCTCCCAACATGCTCCTCACCACCAAAATCCTCAG TATTGACAAAGAGGAGGAGTTTGTCAACCTCTCTCTGCTCCCCGAGGACACCAGGAAGCCAGACGTCCTTCCAGAATCACTTGGTCTGCCCCTCCGTCTCATtggagaggagaagaagaaacatgacatgaaaaagaacaagaaacGCACACTTTCTGAAGGCGACCAG AAACGAGCAGAGTCTGAGAttccaaagaagaagaaaaaagaaagaaagggagcAAAGAATGATGGAAATGACAGCGGGGTAGAGGTGTACttcagagaagaagaggaacatGAAGAAAAACCTGACCCTGCAACA GTGACTTCCAGCTCAGCAGGACCATCCAGACTGCAGGTGTCTGCAGGTTTCTCCTGGGACGTGGGCCTGAGCTCCCTGAAGCCTTCGCCTGCAGCACAGGAAGGGGACTCCAGTGATGGAGAAGATCTAGATAAAAGCACCAAG GCCCAGAAGAAGTCTCGCTATGAGCTCGAACAAGAGAAAAAGGCAGCAGAGAAAGCCCTGGTACAGCGGGAGGCTGAGCTGATGGATCCAAGCCTACAGCCTCAGGATGCGGCTGCCTTTGAGCGCCTCCTTTTAGCTTCACCCAACAGCTCGCTGCTCTGGCTCCAGTACATGGCTCACCATCTGCAAGCCACACAGATCGAGCAGGCCCGTGCTGTGGCTGAGAGGGCCCTCAAAACTATCTCTTTCAG ggaagagcaggagaagctgAATGTGTGGGTGGCCCTGCTGAACCTGGAGAACATGTACGGCACAGAGGAGAGTCTCAAAAAAGTGTTTGAGCGAGCCTTGCAGTTCTGTGAGCCAATGCCGGTATATCAGCAGCTGGCTGACATCTACGCCAAATCCAACAAAATCAAG GAGGCGGAGGGCTTGTATAAGACGATGGTGAAGCGTTTCCGCCAGAACAAGGCGGCGTGGTTTGGCTACGGCACCTTCCTGCTTCAGCAGGGTCAGAGCGATGATGCCACGGCTCTGCTACAGAGGGCGCTGAAGAGTCTTCCTGCCAAAGAAA GTGTGGATGTGATCGCCAAGTTTGCTCAGCTGGAGTTCCGTTATGGTGATGTTGAGAAAGGACGCAATATGTTTGACAAAGTCCTGACAAGCTACCCAAAACGTACAGATCTTTGGTCCGTTTTCATCGATCTTATGGTCAAACATGGATCACAGAAGGAAGTCAG GGCACTCTTTGATCGAGTGATCCACCTCAGTGTTTCTGTGAAAAAGATTAAGTTCTTTTTCAAGCGCTACCTGGAGTATGAGAAGAAGCATGGCACCCCTCAGAGCATCCAGGCGGTCAAAGAAAAGGCCATGGAGTTTGTGGAAGCCAAAGGCACAGAGGCGGCAAATTAA